AGACCATCAATTTACACCGGGCATTCTTTTAAGTGTAGAGGCTGTTTTCGGACGGTCTCAGTAATAGATATTGATTGATAAAACAAAAAAAGCACATCCTGCCTTGACAGGGGGCATATTTATGTTTATTCTAAATAAAATCAATAACAAACAAAAACAAAGAGGGAATCAAATCTCCTCTTGGCTCATGGTAAAAATAAAGTAAATAAGAGATTGGTGTTTTTTAATGTTATCTTAATCGGGGTCCAAATTTATAAAGGATAATAACGATAATGAAAAAGAATATTAAAGAAAAACTATGCAAAATAAAACTTTTGATTCTGGATGTAGACGGTGTCATGACGGATGGCAGGATAATGATGGATGATAAAGGGTGCGAATTAAAAAGTTTCAATGTTCGCGACGGACATGGCATAAAGATATTACAACGCTATGGAGTTGGGGTTGCTATACTTACAGGTCGAAAATCTAAAGTAGTGGAATATAGGGCTAAGGATCTGGAGATTAAAGATGTTTATCAAGGCGCTTTAAACAAGAAAGAAGTGTTTGAAAAAATTCTCAAGAAGCGCAAATTATCTGCAGAGGAAACTGCTTATTTAGGCGATGATATAGTGGACATACCGGTACTGAAAAGAGCCGGATTTTCGGCAGCGGTCGCCGACGCTTTGGATGTAGTAAAAGTATCGGTTGATTACGTGACTAAAAACAGAGGCGGATATGGTGCTGTAAGAGAACTTTGTGAAATGATTCTGCAAGCTCAGGGAAAGTGGCAGGAGGTTTCTGAAAGATACGAATTTAGTGAAAAGGGCTGTTGAAAAACGCTCACCTGCTGTGTTGCGCTGCAAACCGCACAGCTCAACGTATATCCATATACGCCTCGCGGTACGGTTTTTTGCGCGCCTTGCATCTGAGCATTTTTGAACAGCCCTCAATATGATGCTTCTCAATCTCATTAAACTGCATTATTTCTTACTTTTGCCATCATTTTTAGCCTTATTTCTTTACACGAGACATTCACAGTGATATAATAACAGCAAAAATAGTGCCAAAAGCAGGATGTCACTGATTAAATGAAATTAAACAAAAAAACAGCCATTATATCTTCAATAGCAGTTGTTTCTTTGGTGGTTTTGATTGCCGTTGTGGCTGTGATCAAGGTCGGTGTAAATAAACCCAAAAATTTGTTAAAAGCACTTCAGAATAGCGTAGACCTGCAAATAAAAGGCTTCGTTTATACGGAAGTTGGTGAAGCCAATGCCAAATGGGAAGTAAAAGCCGAAACCGCCACATATGATAAAAAGCAGGATCTTGCTATATTTGATAAAGTTCAAATAAAGTTAACAACTTCAGATGGTAAGGTCTTTGTAATGACAGCGGATAAAGGGCAGATGCTGATAAAGAAAAAAAGCATTGATATAAAAGGTAATGTAGTCATAAATTCAGATACCGGCGATAAATTTTCCACCGATTATTTGAATTACAGCGATGCTGAAAAGAAATTTTATACCGATGCGCCGGTGACAATGGAAAATAAGCGTATGAAGATAACAGGAAGAGGATTAACTCTCTTTATGAATAAAGGGGAATTGAATATTCCCTCGATGGTTAAAGCTAAAATAATTTGATAGAGAAATTGAATGATTAAAAAAATTTGTTTATTTGTCGTATTTATTGCTTTAATTTCAGTTCTTCGCGTTCATGCTGATAATAATCCCTTGATTAAACAATCAGATGATCCCATCGAAATTACTTCCAACCGGATGGAGGCTTTTAACGAAAAGAAGCTCGTCGTATTTTCCGGCAACGCCTTAGCAAAACAGGGCAACAAAGTGCTGAAAGCAGACCAGTTGCGTTTGTATTATAAAGAAGAATCCGGTAAAAAAAATAAAATCGGAAAAATTGAAACAGAAAATGCCGGTGACTTGGAGAAAATAGAAGCGAAAGGAAATGTTTCCTTAACGCAAGGAGAAAGAATAGCAACGGGAGACGAAGCAGTATACTTTAGAGAAAGTAATAAAGTTATCATGACCGGTAATGCTATGTTGAAAGAAGGTAAAAACCTTATCAAGGGAGACAGGGTTATAGTGTTTCTTAATGAAAATAGAGGAATTGTTGAAAGTAACACGCAAAAACAAGTTAAAGCAATAATTTATCCTCAGGAAAAAAAGAAGGCAGGGAGCAACTAGCGCAAGCATCATGCGTTTTAAGTTATGGGTAATTTATCAGCAAAAGGTTTAATTAAAATATACAACAAACGAAAAGTCGTCAATCAGATTGATTTGTCGATTTCACCCGGTGAAGTTGTCGGTTTGCTTGGCCCTAATGGTGCAGGCAAAACAACCACTTTTTATATGATTGTCGGATTGATTAAGCCGGATGTCGGTGAAATATTTTTAGATGGCGAAAATATTACTAAATTCCCCATGTATTTAAGAGCGCGTAAAGGTTTAAATTATTTGCCACAAGAGCCATCCGTTTTCCGTAAACTTACGGTGGAAGAAAATATTCTTGCTATTTTAGAGACACTTGATTTGAGGGAAGAAGAAAGAAACGAAAGGTTAGAAGAGCTCCTCCGGGAACTTGATCTGACAGCGCTGGCAAAAAATCATGCCTATTCTCTGTCTGGTGGCGAAAGAAGAAGAGTAGAAATCACCAGGGCATTGGTTACTCACCCCA
The sequence above is a segment of the Deltaproteobacteria bacterium HGW-Deltaproteobacteria-2 genome. Coding sequences within it:
- a CDS encoding phenylphosphate carboxylase subunit delta translates to MKEKLCKIKLLILDVDGVMTDGRIMMDDKGCELKSFNVRDGHGIKILQRYGVGVAILTGRKSKVVEYRAKDLEIKDVYQGALNKKEVFEKILKKRKLSAEETAYLGDDIVDIPVLKRAGFSAAVADALDVVKVSVDYVTKNRGGYGAVRELCEMILQAQGKWQEVSERYEFSEKGC
- the lptC gene encoding LPS export ABC transporter periplasmic protein LptC; translated protein: MKLNKKTAIISSIAVVSLVVLIAVVAVIKVGVNKPKNLLKALQNSVDLQIKGFVYTEVGEANAKWEVKAETATYDKKQDLAIFDKVQIKLTTSDGKVFVMTADKGQMLIKKKSIDIKGNVVINSDTGDKFSTDYLNYSDAEKKFYTDAPVTMENKRMKITGRGLTLFMNKGELNIPSMVKAKII
- the lptA gene encoding lipopolysaccharide transport periplasmic protein LptA, producing MIKKICLFVVFIALISVLRVHADNNPLIKQSDDPIEITSNRMEAFNEKKLVVFSGNALAKQGNKVLKADQLRLYYKEESGKKNKIGKIETENAGDLEKIEAKGNVSLTQGERIATGDEAVYFRESNKVIMTGNAMLKEGKNLIKGDRVIVFLNENRGIVESNTQKQVKAIIYPQEKKKAGSN
- the lptB gene encoding LPS export ABC transporter ATP-binding protein — translated: MGNLSAKGLIKIYNKRKVVNQIDLSISPGEVVGLLGPNGAGKTTTFYMIVGLIKPDVGEIFLDGENITKFPMYLRARKGLNYLPQEPSVFRKLTVEENILAILETLDLREEERNERLEELLRELDLTALAKNHAYSLSGGERRRVEITRALVTHPKYILLDEPFAGIDPLAVADIQKIIEKLKTKGIGIIISDHNVRETLSCCDRAYIVNEGAVLVEGPPDKISQSELARKFYFGDTFNI